Proteins co-encoded in one Kribbella solani genomic window:
- a CDS encoding MIP/aquaporin family protein, with protein MPDNNLRQRLGTELLGTAILVFVGVGAVPATLILNGSAPMTMADLGMISFAFAAAVIGTAYALGPISGNHINPAVTIGLAVSGKFPWAQVPGYLAAQLAGALLGAGAILGVLGSKASDLGLGIAAYGPGVGTAQAFTAEFIGTFILVLTVFGATHRKAAAGFAGIAIGLVVFAVIIPIAPATGASINPARTVGPMLIQQLAGGQVQFSQLPIYVLAELSAGVLAGLTFLALSRTTADQPTAASATAPTAAPTAKG; from the coding sequence ATGCCTGACAACAACCTGCGGCAACGGCTCGGTACCGAACTGCTCGGCACCGCGATCCTCGTCTTCGTCGGCGTCGGCGCGGTGCCGGCGACGCTGATCCTGAACGGTTCGGCACCGATGACGATGGCCGATCTCGGGATGATCTCGTTCGCCTTCGCCGCCGCCGTCATCGGCACCGCGTACGCGCTCGGCCCGATCTCCGGCAACCACATCAACCCCGCCGTGACGATCGGCCTGGCGGTGTCCGGCAAGTTCCCGTGGGCGCAGGTGCCCGGGTACCTCGCGGCGCAACTCGCCGGCGCGTTGCTCGGCGCCGGCGCGATCCTCGGCGTACTCGGTTCGAAGGCGAGCGACCTCGGGCTGGGCATCGCGGCGTACGGGCCGGGGGTCGGCACCGCGCAGGCGTTCACGGCGGAGTTCATCGGGACTTTCATCCTGGTACTGACCGTCTTCGGCGCGACGCACCGCAAGGCGGCGGCCGGGTTCGCGGGCATCGCCATCGGCCTGGTCGTCTTCGCCGTGATCATCCCGATCGCACCGGCCACGGGCGCCTCGATCAACCCCGCCCGTACGGTCGGCCCGATGCTCATCCAGCAGCTGGCCGGCGGCCAGGTCCAGTTCAGCCAGCTACCGATCTACGTACTCGCCGAACTGAGCGCGGGCGTGCTGGCCGGACTGACCTTCCTCGCCCTGTCCCGAACCACCGCGGACCAGCCGACGGCCGCATCAGCTACCGCACCGACTGCTGCGCCAACCGCGAAGGGCTGA
- a CDS encoding YceI family protein, which translates to MPPTDRTPTDLTGDYVLDPTRTRIAFTAAHRFGPTVQGHFTTFKASLHLNATTPTTSTAHLTIQSNSLTTNNPRRDTQLHRDFLNTPTHPQITFTTTTITPTHQPASQPPTNPHLTTAPAPHHPTAGQPSATPTHLTDVQHFVVSGDLTIRGTTHPITIPLTVTKLGPDLHFHATTTLNRHTWHANWNPLTTALVHPHVTLTLDLLATRP; encoded by the coding sequence ATGCCCCCAACCGACCGGACCCCGACCGACCTGACCGGCGACTACGTACTGGACCCCACCCGAACCCGAATAGCCTTCACCGCCGCCCACCGCTTCGGCCCCACAGTCCAAGGCCACTTCACCACCTTCAAGGCCAGCCTGCACCTGAACGCCACCACCCCCACCACCTCAACCGCCCACCTGACCATCCAGTCCAACAGCCTCACCACCAACAACCCCCGCCGAGACACCCAACTCCACCGCGACTTCCTCAACACCCCCACCCACCCCCAAATAACCTTCACCACAACCACCATCACCCCCACCCACCAACCCGCCTCCCAGCCCCCAACCAACCCACACCTCACCACCGCACCCGCTCCCCACCACCCCACCGCCGGCCAACCAAGCGCCACCCCCACTCACCTGACCGACGTCCAGCACTTCGTGGTAAGCGGAGACCTGACCATCCGCGGCACCACCCACCCCATAACCATCCCGCTAACCGTCACCAAGCTCGGCCCAGACCTCCACTTCCACGCAACCACCACCCTCAACCGCCATACCTGGCACGCCAACTGGAACCCCCTGACCACAGCCCTGGTCCACCCCCACGTCACCCTCACCCTCGACCTCCTGGCAACCCGCCCCTGA
- a CDS encoding DAK2 domain-containing protein — protein MMRPPGLTAPMLAEWLREFARLVSEHEDQLNSLDAAIGDADHGTNLTRGFEAVAANLRPGTYPAALLTDAGHIIINKTGGAAGPLFGTFFLGLADAVGNNPLTPTTFTTGLQAGLTGVVTRGRAEPGDKTMYDTLAPAITALTSSITALARASTTDQGGPNATPTHAPTTGQHDPGATLSQASTTGQHGSVAAFTYALQAARRAAEAGRDATIPMLARKGRASYLGERTIGHQDPGATSAALLFTAAATALPLLN, from the coding sequence ATGATGCGTCCACCCGGCCTGACCGCGCCGATGCTGGCCGAGTGGCTTCGCGAGTTCGCCCGCCTGGTGAGCGAACACGAGGACCAGCTCAACTCACTGGACGCAGCCATCGGCGACGCCGACCACGGCACCAACCTCACCCGCGGCTTCGAGGCCGTAGCCGCCAACCTCCGCCCCGGGACGTACCCCGCCGCACTGCTCACCGACGCCGGCCACATCATCATCAACAAAACCGGCGGCGCCGCGGGTCCGCTCTTCGGCACGTTCTTCCTCGGCCTTGCCGATGCCGTAGGCAACAACCCACTGACGCCAACCACCTTCACCACCGGCCTGCAAGCCGGCCTCACCGGAGTAGTAACCCGAGGCCGCGCCGAACCCGGCGACAAAACCATGTACGACACCCTGGCCCCCGCAATCACCGCCCTGACCTCCTCGATCACCGCCCTGGCCCGTGCCTCAACCACGGACCAGGGCGGTCCCAATGCCACTCCGACCCACGCGCCAACCACCGGTCAGCACGATCCCGGCGCCACCCTCTCGCAGGCGTCCACCACCGGCCAGCACGGTTCCGTCGCCGCCTTCACGTACGCCCTGCAAGCGGCCCGGCGCGCCGCCGAGGCCGGCCGCGACGCCACCATCCCCATGCTCGCCCGCAAAGGCCGAGCCAGCTACCTGGGCGAACGCACCATCGGCCACCAGGACCCCGGCGCCACCTCCGCCGCCCTCCTCTTCACCGCAGCCGCAACAGCCCTACCCCTCCTCAACTAG
- a CDS encoding RidA family protein — translation MDEAFLRVTKEGCPARGERPVVLPATLDGGLLSVSGQTAVGESGELLMRGRLGAELSVEQGRACAWQCAVNVVAAAQQALGSLESVVSVRMVNIWVACTPDFFEQHLVADAATELFVATFGAEVGRHARAAIGVSALPTGSPVEVAATFRTR, via the coding sequence GTGGACGAGGCGTTCTTGCGGGTGACGAAAGAGGGGTGTCCGGCGAGGGGCGAGCGGCCGGTGGTCTTGCCGGCGACGCTTGATGGCGGGTTGCTTTCGGTTTCTGGGCAGACTGCGGTGGGGGAGTCTGGGGAGTTGCTGATGCGGGGGCGGTTGGGGGCTGAGCTGTCCGTGGAGCAGGGGCGGGCTTGTGCTTGGCAGTGTGCGGTCAATGTGGTTGCGGCAGCTCAGCAGGCGTTGGGGTCGTTGGAGTCTGTTGTTTCGGTGCGGATGGTGAACATCTGGGTTGCTTGTACGCCGGACTTCTTTGAGCAGCATCTGGTGGCTGATGCTGCTACTGAGTTGTTCGTCGCTACGTTCGGCGCTGAGGTTGGGCGGCATGCGCGGGCGGCTATTGGGGTTAGTGCGTTGCCTACTGGGAGTCCGGTTGAGGTTGCGGCTACGTTCCGGACTCGTTGA
- a CDS encoding DUF5937 family protein, whose amino-acid sequence MAEVVLSLRALREPGRFPLQLGWVRAVQPRVRELEWDVLRWLVNDTMGSPDFLTPRPSSPLTQFADELQVIGAVDQGTFERQLVAVHGELPQGISAGKVVEALEQYWQAVIQPYWGRMRTLLSADISYRGHVLTQHGTGAMLNGLGPAITYADGLLKVDRVSDPSRTERIDGRGLVLQPTLFGPHAVIPFDVGAPPLLGYPPRGQAHLWSVVEPPSQQDLAQLIGTPRARILQLLTYPRSTTDLAGELKVTPSAVSQHLQLLRRTGLVEPQRTGKQVLYRTTELAALLTGTQVD is encoded by the coding sequence GTGGCTGAGGTGGTTTTGTCGTTGCGGGCCTTGCGGGAGCCGGGGCGGTTTCCGTTGCAGTTGGGGTGGGTGCGGGCGGTGCAGCCTCGGGTGCGGGAGTTGGAGTGGGATGTACTGCGGTGGCTGGTCAACGACACGATGGGGAGTCCGGACTTTCTGACGCCGCGGCCCAGTTCGCCGTTGACGCAGTTCGCGGATGAGTTGCAGGTGATCGGTGCGGTCGATCAGGGGACGTTCGAGCGGCAGCTGGTCGCGGTGCATGGTGAGCTGCCCCAAGGCATCAGTGCCGGCAAGGTTGTGGAGGCGCTCGAGCAGTACTGGCAGGCGGTCATCCAGCCGTACTGGGGTCGCATGCGGACGCTCTTGTCGGCTGACATCAGCTACCGCGGGCATGTGCTCACGCAGCACGGTACGGGTGCCATGCTCAACGGACTCGGCCCAGCTATCACGTACGCGGACGGGCTGCTCAAGGTGGATCGCGTCAGCGACCCCAGCCGTACTGAACGGATCGACGGCCGCGGACTGGTTCTCCAGCCGACGCTGTTCGGTCCGCACGCTGTTATTCCGTTCGACGTCGGCGCACCGCCCTTGCTGGGGTATCCGCCACGTGGTCAGGCGCACCTGTGGTCTGTTGTCGAGCCGCCGTCGCAGCAGGACCTGGCGCAGTTGATCGGTACGCCGCGGGCGCGCATCCTCCAGCTGCTCACCTACCCGCGGTCAACGACCGACCTGGCCGGCGAGCTGAAGGTGACGCCCTCTGCGGTCAGTCAGCACCTGCAGTTGCTCCGGCGTACTGGGCTGGTCGAGCCGCAGCGTACGGGCAAACAGGTGCTGTACCGCACGACCGAGCTGGCCGCGCTGCTGACCGGAACCCAAGTCGACTGA
- a CDS encoding IclR family transcriptional regulator, translated as MIQSVDRAIRILGVLQGARRLSLSDLAARLDLPPSTVHGILKTLQAHGMVLQDRDSNRYQLGPAVLKLGNVYLDTLELRSRAVTWSEELARRSGHAVRTGVLTHDEVVIIHHEPRPDGSRQMPEVGIVIPAHASALGKAMLAYLPDQLDELLANGPLRSMTSETVIDGDELRKQLDEVARDALAAEREEAVLGEAGLAAPIFDASGLVVGAIGIVLPAVDWAPADATFAAVREAARNISRELGAAHWPIQPR; from the coding sequence ATGATTCAGTCCGTCGATCGGGCGATCCGGATACTCGGAGTGCTGCAGGGGGCGCGCCGGCTGAGCCTGTCCGATCTCGCCGCCCGGCTGGATCTGCCGCCGTCGACGGTGCACGGCATCCTGAAGACGCTGCAAGCGCACGGCATGGTGCTGCAGGATCGCGATTCGAACCGGTACCAGCTCGGCCCGGCGGTTCTGAAGCTCGGCAACGTGTACCTGGACACGCTCGAGCTGCGCTCGCGGGCGGTCACCTGGTCGGAGGAGCTGGCCCGGCGCAGCGGTCATGCGGTGCGTACGGGCGTGCTGACGCATGACGAGGTCGTGATCATCCACCACGAACCGCGTCCGGACGGCAGCCGGCAGATGCCTGAGGTGGGGATCGTGATTCCGGCGCATGCGAGCGCTCTCGGGAAGGCGATGCTCGCGTACCTGCCGGATCAGCTCGACGAACTGCTCGCCAACGGACCGCTGCGCAGCATGACGTCGGAGACCGTGATCGACGGGGACGAACTGCGCAAGCAGCTCGACGAGGTCGCCCGCGATGCGCTGGCCGCGGAGCGGGAGGAGGCGGTACTCGGCGAGGCGGGTCTCGCGGCGCCCATCTTCGACGCGTCCGGACTGGTCGTGGGCGCGATCGGGATCGTGCTGCCTGCCGTCGACTGGGCGCCGGCCGACGCGACCTTCGCCGCGGTCCGCGAGGCCGCCCGGAACATCTCCCGCGAACTCGGCGCCGCCCACTGGCCGATCCAGCCCCGCTGA